In the genome of Deinococcus sedimenti, one region contains:
- a CDS encoding STM4015 family protein translates to MTIGAHLTEFGGFQVRQWNPGDPLGDPATTIHRIGVEWEDEQSWVERFRAFLSLPGVETTPGFVVGWWSTDDSMESNAEVIEALAAAHAQLPNLRVLFIGDVTYEESEISWLTQSDLSPVLSAYPHLTHLGVRGGNELSLGQVRLGQLRELVIQAGGLSADVVRQVMTAELPALEHLELYLGTDNYGATSSVDDLTPLLGGTLFPNLRFLGLKNSDYQDQIAQVLAGAPVTAQLEELDVSMGVLTDEGGQALLSSPHVPHLKKLHAAHHFMSEEMTARLAALPTQVDVSDRQDEEDDWRFVALGE, encoded by the coding sequence ATGACCATCGGAGCGCACCTCACGGAGTTCGGCGGCTTTCAGGTTCGGCAGTGGAATCCCGGCGACCCGCTGGGCGACCCGGCCACCACCATTCACCGGATCGGGGTGGAATGGGAGGACGAGCAGTCGTGGGTGGAGCGCTTCCGCGCGTTCCTGAGCCTGCCGGGCGTGGAGACCACGCCGGGATTCGTGGTGGGCTGGTGGAGCACCGACGACAGCATGGAAAGCAATGCCGAGGTCATCGAGGCGCTCGCCGCGGCGCACGCGCAGCTGCCCAACCTGCGGGTGCTGTTCATCGGGGACGTCACGTACGAGGAATCCGAGATCTCGTGGCTCACGCAGTCCGACCTCTCCCCGGTGCTGAGCGCCTACCCGCACCTGACGCACCTGGGCGTGCGCGGCGGCAACGAGCTGAGCCTCGGCCAGGTGCGCCTGGGGCAGCTGCGGGAACTGGTGATCCAGGCGGGCGGCCTGAGTGCGGACGTGGTGCGGCAGGTCATGACGGCCGAGCTGCCCGCGCTGGAGCACCTGGAACTGTACCTGGGCACCGACAACTACGGCGCGACGAGCAGCGTGGACGACCTGACGCCCCTGCTGGGCGGCACGCTGTTCCCGAACCTGCGGTTCCTGGGCCTGAAGAACAGCGACTACCAGGATCAGATCGCGCAGGTGCTGGCGGGCGCGCCCGTCACGGCGCAGCTGGAGGAACTGGACGTGTCGATGGGTGTCCTGACCGACGAGGGCGGGCAGGCGCTGCTGAGCAGTCCGCACGTGCCCCACCTGAAGAAACTGCACGCCGCGCACCATTTCATGAGCGAAGAGATGACCGCGCGCCTGGCCGCCCTACCCACCCAGGTGGACGTCAGCGACCGCCAGGACGAGGAGGACGACTGGCGGTTCGTGGCGCTGGGTGAGTGA